The DNA region tttccctgctgttttttaccactttgtggggtttcttttgttttttggaggttttcctctttgtgcctcttgactttatttttggacattgtggatttagtttctttgcctgaagattttgttattttattaaaccaccatctctagtacagctgtgtctgcctcatcttctgggttctgacaattattagtgactgtttctcgcaccgggtcgtgacacaacctctctttcgtaacgtctttgatccccagagattggaaagctgccgcggtcatccctctcttcaaagggggtgacactctagatccaaactgttacagacctatatccatcctgccctgcctttcgaaagtttttgaaagccaagttaacaaacagatcaccgaccatttcgaatcccaccgtaccttctccgctaggcaatccggtttccgagctggtcatgggtgcacttcagccatgctcaaggtcctaaatgatattataaccgcgatcgataatagacagtactgtgcagccgtcttcatcgacctggccaatttctcaaatgactgcctcgcctggttcaccaattacttctcagatagagttcaatgtgtcaaatcggagggcctgttgtctggacctatgacagtctctatgggggtgccacagggttcaattcttgggccgactcttttctccgtgtatatcaatgatgtcgctcttgctgctggtgactctcagatccacctctacgcagacgacaccattttgtatacatctggcccttcattggacactgtgttaacaaacctccaaaagagcttcaatgccatacaacactccttcagtagcctccaactgctcttaaacactagtaaaactaaatgcatgctcttcaatcgaacgctgctggcacccgcccacccgactagaatcactactctcgacgggtctgacctagagtatgtggacaactacaaatacctaggtgtctggttagactgtaaactctcctttcagactcacattaagaatctccaatccaaagttaaatctagaatcggtttcctattttgcaaaaaaacctccttcactcatgctgccaaacatgccctcgtaaaactgactatcctaccgatccttgacttcggcgatgtcatttacaaaatagcctccaacactctactcagcaaattggatgtagtctatcacggtgccatccattttgtctccaaagccccatatactacccaccactgtgacctgtacgctcttgttggctggtcctcactacatattcgtcgccaaacccactggctccaggccatctataaatcactgctaggcaaatccccgccttatcttagctcattggtcaccatagcaacacccacccatagtatgagctccagcaggtatatctcactggtcatccccaaagccaacacctcctttggccgccattcattccagttctctgctgccaatgactggaacaaattgcaaaaatctctgaagctggagactcttatctccctcactaactttaagcatcagttgtcagagcaccttaccgatcactgcacctgtacacagcccatctgaaattagcccacccaactacctcatccccatattgttatttattttgctcatttgcaccccagtatctctatttgcacatcatctcttgcacatctatcattccagtgttaatactaattgtaattattttgcactatggcctatttattgccttacctccataacttgctacatttgcacacactgtatatatattttctgttgtatttttgactttatgttttgttttaccccatatgtaactctgtgttgttgtttttatcgcactgctttgctttatcttggccagatcgcagttgtaaatgagaacttgttctcaactgtcttgcctggttaaataaaggtaaaaaaaaaaaaaacatgtctcTTAACGTGTTGCTCTGTTATTCTGTGCTCCAGGATCCTGTTGTGTATggcagcttgtcttgcctgaggAACTCCACCAGTGATTTGTCCAACACCTACACTACTGCTCTAATGGCCTACACCTTTACCCTGGCAGGGGACATGGAGACCCGGGCACAGCTTCTGCAGCACCTGGACACGATCGCATTACAAGAGGGTGAGACATATCCTGGTccaagatctgtttgtgctatcatgacTTAATAGAGTTAGTCAATGGAGTAATCCCAATAGTGCAAACCCTCCGCCCGCCTGGCTCTCCAAATATGCTCAATCAAACACCCAAAGCATTTTATAGAacacaaatacaatttgaacTCAGTTTTTGTCAAATAATTCATTGTGGGGGTCAGAGAAGAACTGTGTATCCTGTATAGTGATGAATAAGCTAGccctattttctctctctgtgtgtttgtgtgtgtttgtgtctgtgtgtgtgtgcgcgcgcgctcCTCGTCCCTCAGGGGGTCTCCTGCACTGGACTCAGACCTCCTCAGAGACCTCAGCCTCCCTGGCAGTGGAGATCAGCTCCTACGTTCTGCTGGCTTCACTCAGTGCCTCCCCTCTGTCTACCACTGACCTGGGCTACACCTCCCGCATCGTCAGGTGGCTGGTGAGGCAGCAGAACGCCTACGGAGGCTTCTCCTCCACACAGGTATACTTCCAAAACACCTCtggtccgaaatggcaccctgtgCTGTGCACTAGTAATGAGGCATTATTACCTTGACTTTTACCAGATCACAGGCATGTGTGTGCTTCTTGTCATGTCAAGCCTGATGAGTCTAACTTCCACTGAAATGGAGCCTAGAAATCATAATGGATGGAAATGGGAAATAGTCACTCTATGAACTGACCAATGTAAAAATCGACCCTTTCTGTAAAATGTGATAGTTTCATTATTTTTGAACAGATTTGTCTGTGTTCTATTGGTGTTTAGGACACAGTGGTGGCCCTCCAGGCCCTAGCTCTCTACTCCGCCAGGGTGTTCAGTAGAGAGGGCACCAGCACAGTGACAGTACAGTCTCCCAGTGGGAGACAGCACCTTTTCGAAGTTAACCAAAACAACAAGCTTCTCTACCAGGAGAGGGCGATGCAGGACACAGAAGGGAAGTACAGTGTGGAAGTGAAGGGCAGTGCTTGTGCCTCAGTGCAGGTCAGTGAATACACATCTATCCTCCCAATCCTATGTTGCCAAAATACGGTTTAATCTATCactaaagctacagtctgggaatGTTTTTTCTGCAAAACAGCAGCCCTGTGCCACTTGATTTGGTATACAACTgaggcagtggaggctgctgaggggaggacggcacaTAATAATGGG from Coregonus clupeaformis isolate EN_2021a unplaced genomic scaffold, ASM2061545v1 scaf3697, whole genome shotgun sequence includes:
- the LOC121567571 gene encoding murinoglobulin-2-like — encoded protein: MAYTFTLAGDMETRAQLLQHLDTIALQEGGLLHWTQTSSETSASLAVEISSYVLLASLSASPLSTTDLGYTSRIVRWLVRQQNAYGGFSSTQDTVVALQALALYSARVFSREGTSTVTVQSPSGRQHLFEVNQNNKLLYQERAMQDTEGKYSVEVKGSACASVQVALHYNIPTPTDSTTLSIKVKPEVDCNSNSLRPRVTLKLQSQYHGKELTTNMIIVDLKMLSGFDPDPESLGRLRGSLLVDRVDTKDDHVLMYLRELPSLFQPFNHTLDIIQELPVQNLKPAVVMIYDYYQPSDQAETEYVFPCK